A genomic segment from Aegilops tauschii subsp. strangulata cultivar AL8/78 chromosome 1, Aet v6.0, whole genome shotgun sequence encodes:
- the LOC141033816 gene encoding uncharacterized protein — MDDFLNTTEYHPIVVDGNMKLDVWYTNEPGKVEEIIALYEDWLREEKYKFVGLGMEFTRKDCYGRRKVTVMLLAMRNHVLVYHFCKARTECPALKDFLENRGITFSSVGVRNVRDALFQDFIRIPEEYHIDIQEKFMIKGGEERESMEDLAGAIIDKSYSKLESSFPELLRHYWDWKPLTFDHRKYGSIEGDGNPV; from the exons ATGGATGACTTTTTGAACACCACCGAGTACCATCCGATAGTTGTCGACGGTAACATGAAGCTCGACGTGTGGTACACGAACGAGCCTGGCAAGGTGGAGGAGATCATTGCCTTGTACGAGGACTGGTTGCGCGAGGAGAAGTACAAGTTTGTTGGACTCGGCATGGAGTTCACACGAAAGGATTGTTATGGGCGTAGAAAAGTCACCGTCATGCTACTGGCTATGCGGAATCATGTCTTGGTCTATCACTTCTGCAAGGCCAGGACGGAGTGCCCTGCCCTGAAGGATTTCCTTGAGAATAGAGGTATAACTTTCTCTAGTGTGGGCGTCAGGAATGTTAGAGATGCTCTTTTTCAAGATTTCATCAGAATTCCAGAAGAGTACCACATCGACATCCAAGAGAAGTTCATGATCAAAGGCGGCGAAGAAAGGGAATCCATGGAGGACTTAGCAGGAGCCATCATTGACAAATCTTACTCGAAGCTGGAGTCCTCTTTTCCAGAACTTCTTCGTCACTACTGGGATTGGAAGCCACTTACCTTTGATCACCGGAAATATGGATCTATT GAAGG